Proteins encoded together in one Bacteroides ovatus window:
- the rplO gene encoding 50S ribosomal protein L15, protein MNLSNLKPAEGSTKTRKRIGRGTGSGLGGTSTRGHKGAKSRSGYSKKIGFEGGQMPLQRRVPKFGFKNINRVEYKAINLDTIQKLAEAKSLAKIGVNDFIEAGFISSNQLVKVLGNGTLTNKLEVEAHAFSKTATAAIEAAGGTVVKL, encoded by the coding sequence ATGAACTTAAGTAATTTAAAACCTGCAGAGGGATCTACTAAGACAAGAAAAAGAATTGGACGTGGAACTGGTTCTGGCTTAGGCGGTACTTCTACAAGAGGTCATAAGGGAGCTAAATCAAGATCTGGATACTCTAAGAAGATCGGTTTTGAAGGTGGTCAGATGCCTCTTCAACGTCGAGTTCCTAAATTTGGTTTCAAGAATATCAATCGTGTAGAATATAAAGCCATCAATCTGGATACTATCCAGAAACTTGCTGAAGCTAAGAGCTTGGCAAAAATTGGTGTAAACGACTTTATCGAAGCAGGATTTATATCTTCAAATCAGTTGGTAAAAGTATTGGGTAACGGAACTCTGACTAACAAGCTGGAAGTAGAAGCTCATGCATTCTCTAAGACTGCAACTGCTGCTATTGAAGCTGCTGGTGGAACTGTAGTAAAACTCTGA
- the rpmD gene encoding 50S ribosomal protein L30, whose translation MSTIKIKQVKSRIGAPADQKRTLDALGLRKLNRVVEHESTPSILGMVDKVKHLVAIVK comes from the coding sequence ATGTCAACTATAAAGATTAAACAAGTTAAAAGTAGAATTGGTGCTCCAGCTGATCAGAAAAGAACTCTCGATGCACTGGGACTTCGTAAACTGAACCGTGTGGTTGAACACGAAAGCACTCCTTCAATTCTTGGGATGGTAGATAAAGTAAAACACTTGGTTGCCATTGTTAAGTAA
- the rpsE gene encoding 30S ribosomal protein S5 produces the protein MAGVNNRVKITNDIELKDRLVAINRVTKVTKGGRTFSFSAIVVVGNEEGIIGWGLGKAGEVTAAIAKGVESAKKNLVKVPILKGTVPHEQSARFGGAEVFIKPASHGTGVVAGGAMRAVLESVGVTDVLAKSKGSSNPHNLVKATIEALSEMRDARMVAQNRGISVEKVFRG, from the coding sequence ATGGCAGGAGTTAATAATAGAGTTAAGATTACTAACGATATAGAACTGAAAGATAGATTAGTTGCTATTAATCGTGTTACTAAAGTTACCAAAGGTGGTAGAACTTTTAGTTTCTCTGCAATCGTTGTTGTAGGTAACGAAGAAGGTATCATTGGTTGGGGACTTGGTAAAGCAGGTGAAGTAACAGCTGCTATCGCTAAAGGTGTTGAATCAGCTAAAAAGAACCTGGTGAAAGTGCCTATTTTGAAAGGTACTGTTCCTCATGAACAATCAGCTAGATTTGGTGGTGCTGAAGTATTCATCAAACCTGCATCTCACGGAACTGGTGTTGTAGCTGGTGGTGCTATGCGTGCTGTATTGGAAAGTGTTGGTGTTACTGACGTTTTGGCTAAATCTAAAGGTTCTTCAAATCCGCACAACCTTGTTAAAGCTACAATCGAAGCTTTAAGTGAAATGCGTGATGCAAGAATGGTTGCTCAGAACAGAGGTATTAGTGTTGAAAAAGTATTTAGAGGATAA
- the rplR gene encoding 50S ribosomal protein L18 has product MTTKIERRVKIKYRVRNKISGTTECPRMSVFRSNKQIYVQIIDDLSGKTLAAASSLGLTDKVAKKEQAAKVGEMIAKKAQEAGITTVVFDRNGYLYHGRVKEVADAARNGGLKF; this is encoded by the coding sequence ATGACAACAAAAATAGAAAGACGAGTTAAGATCAAATATAGAGTACGCAACAAAATTTCAGGTACTACTGAATGTCCGCGTATGAGTGTATTTAGAAGTAACAAGCAAATTTATGTCCAGATTATCGATGATCTTTCTGGTAAGACACTGGCTGCCGCTTCTTCTTTAGGTTTGACTGATAAAGTTGCTAAAAAAGAACAAGCTGCTAAAGTGGGTGAAATGATTGCTAAAAAGGCTCAGGAAGCAGGTATAACTACTGTTGTTTTCGACCGTAATGGTTACTTGTATCATGGGAGAGTAAAAGAAGTAGCTGATGCTGCTCGTAACGGTGGACTTAAATTTTAA
- the rplF gene encoding 50S ribosomal protein L6, with protein MSRIGKLPISIPAGVTVTLKDNVVTVKGPKGEMSQYVNPAINVAIEDGHVTLTENDKEMLDNPKQKHAFHGLYRSLVHNMVVGVSEGYKKELELVGVGYRASNQGNIIELALGYTHNIFIQLPAEVKVETKSERNKNPLIILESCDKQLLGQVCSKIRSFRKPEPYKGKGIKFVGEVIRRKSGKSAGAK; from the coding sequence ATGTCAAGAATAGGAAAATTACCCATTAGTATCCCTGCTGGAGTGACAGTCACTCTGAAGGATAATGTGGTTACCGTAAAGGGACCCAAAGGCGAAATGAGCCAATATGTGAATCCTGCTATCAATGTTGCCATTGAAGACGGACACGTAACTTTAACAGAAAACGATAAAGAAATGCTTGATAACCCAAAGCAAAAACATGCTTTCCACGGTTTGTATCGTTCTTTGGTTCACAACATGGTTGTGGGCGTATCTGAAGGATACAAGAAGGAACTGGAACTTGTTGGTGTAGGTTATCGTGCTTCTAACCAAGGTAACATCATTGAGCTTGCTTTAGGTTATACACACAATATTTTCATTCAATTACCTGCTGAGGTAAAAGTTGAAACTAAGTCTGAAAGAAATAAGAATCCTCTTATTATATTGGAATCGTGTGACAAACAATTGCTTGGTCAAGTTTGCTCTAAAATACGTTCTTTCCGTAAGCCTGAACCATACAAGGGTAAAGGTATTAAGTTTGTTGGCGAAGTAATTCGTAGAAAGTCTGGTAAATCAGCCGGCGCTAAGTAA
- the rpsH gene encoding 30S ribosomal protein S8 — protein MTDPIADYLTRLRNAIGAKHRVVEVPASNLKKEITKILFEKGYILNYKFVEDGPQGTIKVALKYDSVNKVNAIKKLERISSPGMRKYTGYKDMPRVINGLGIAIISTSKGVMTNKEAAELKIGGEVLCYVY, from the coding sequence ATGACTGATCCAATAGCAGATTATTTAACGAGGTTGCGGAACGCGATTGGTGCAAAGCACAGAGTTGTTGAAGTTCCCGCTTCGAACTTGAAAAAAGAAATCACTAAGATTCTTTTTGAAAAAGGCTACATTCTTAATTATAAGTTTGTAGAAGATGGTCCTCAAGGAACTATTAAGGTTGCCTTGAAGTATGATTCTGTTAACAAAGTTAACGCAATCAAAAAGTTAGAAAGAATATCTTCTCCGGGTATGCGTAAGTATACTGGTTACAAAGATATGCCGCGTGTTATTAATGGGTTGGGTATTGCTATAATATCTACTTCCAAAGGTGTAATGACTAACAAAGAGGCTGCAGAACTGAAGATCGGTGGTGAAGTCTTGTGTTATGTATATTAA
- the rpsN gene encoding 30S ribosomal protein S14 — MAKESMKAREVKRAKLVAKYAERRAALKQIVRTGDPADAFEAAQKLQELPKNSNPIRMHNRCKLTGRPKGYIRQFGISRIQFREMASNGLIPGVKKASW; from the coding sequence ATGGCAAAGGAATCAATGAAAGCACGTGAAGTAAAACGTGCTAAATTAGTAGCCAAATACGCCGAAAGAAGAGCTGCTTTGAAGCAAATCGTAAGAACAGGTGATCCTGCTGATGCTTTTGAAGCTGCACAGAAGTTGCAAGAGTTGCCAAAGAATTCTAATCCGATTCGTATGCACAACCGTTGCAAACTGACTGGACGTCCTAAAGGTTATATTCGTCAATTCGGAATTTCGAGAATTCAATTCCGTGAGATGGCATCTAACGGACTGATCCCAGGCGTAAAAAAAGCAAGCTGGTAA
- the rplE gene encoding 50S ribosomal protein L5 produces MSNTASLKKEYAERIAPALKSQFQYSSTMQVPVLKKIVINQGLGMAVADKKIIEVAINEMTAITGQKAVATISRKDIANFKLRKKMPIGVMVTLRRERMYEFLEKLVRVALPRIRDFKGIESKFDGKGNYTLGIQEQIIFPEINIDSITRILGMNITFVTSAETDEEGYALLKEFGLPFKNAKKD; encoded by the coding sequence ATGAGTAATACTGCTAGTCTTAAGAAAGAATATGCAGAGCGTATAGCACCTGCATTGAAATCACAGTTCCAGTATTCTTCTACAATGCAGGTACCCGTACTTAAGAAGATTGTTATCAATCAAGGGTTAGGTATGGCTGTTGCTGATAAGAAGATTATCGAAGTTGCAATCAATGAAATGACAGCTATCACAGGTCAGAAAGCTGTAGCTACCATTTCTCGTAAAGATATCGCAAACTTTAAGTTGCGTAAAAAAATGCCGATTGGTGTTATGGTAACTTTACGTCGTGAAAGAATGTACGAATTCCTTGAAAAATTGGTTCGTGTAGCTCTTCCTCGTATTCGTGACTTCAAAGGTATCGAAAGTAAGTTTGATGGTAAAGGTAACTATACCCTTGGTATTCAGGAACAAATCATTTTCCCTGAAATAAATATCGATAGTATTACAAGAATTCTCGGAATGAATATTACCTTTGTAACCTCTGCGGAAACAGATGAAGAAGGTTATGCCTTGCTGAAGGAATTCGGTTTACCTTTTAAAAACGCTAAAAAAGACTAA
- the rplX gene encoding 50S ribosomal protein L24: MSKLHIKKGDTVYVNAGEDKGKTGRVLKVLVKEGRAFVEGINMVSKSTKPNAKNPQGGIVKQEASIHISNLNPVDPKTGKATRIGRKKSSEGTLVRYSKKSGEEIK, encoded by the coding sequence ATGAGTAAATTACATATTAAAAAAGGCGATACAGTTTACGTAAATGCTGGCGAAGATAAGGGCAAAACTGGTCGTGTATTGAAGGTTCTTGTTAAAGAAGGACGTGCATTTGTAGAAGGTATCAATATGGTATCTAAAAGCACAAAACCGAATGCTAAGAATCCGCAAGGTGGTATCGTGAAGCAGGAAGCTTCTATCCACATTTCAAACTTGAACCCGGTTGATCCAAAAACTGGTAAAGCAACGCGTATTGGGAGAAAAAAGAGTTCGGAAGGAACTTTAGTGCGTTATTCTAAAAAATCAGGAGAGGAGATTAAGTAA
- the rplN gene encoding 50S ribosomal protein L14: MIQVESRLTVCDNSGAKEALCIRVLGGTGRRYASVGDVIVVSVKSVIPSSDVKKGAVSKALIVRTKKEIRRPDGSYIRFDDNACVLLNNAGEIRGSRIFGPVARELRATNMKVVSLAPEVL; this comes from the coding sequence ATGATACAAGTAGAATCCAGACTTACAGTATGTGATAACAGTGGAGCGAAAGAGGCGTTGTGTATCCGCGTTTTGGGTGGTACAGGTCGTCGTTATGCTTCAGTGGGGGATGTCATTGTAGTTTCAGTGAAGAGTGTTATCCCTTCTAGTGATGTTAAAAAAGGTGCAGTATCAAAGGCTTTGATTGTACGTACAAAGAAAGAAATCCGTCGTCCTGATGGTTCTTATATACGTTTTGATGATAATGCTTGCGTGTTGTTGAATAATGCAGGTGAAATTAGAGGTAGTCGTATTTTCGGTCCTGTAGCAAGAGAACTTCGTGCTACAAACATGAAAGTTGTGTCACTTGCGCCTGAGGTACTTTAA
- the rpsQ gene encoding 30S ribosomal protein S17 produces the protein MISLMEARNLRKERTGVVLSNKMDKTITVAAKFKEKHPIYGKFVSKTKKYHAHDEKNECNIGDTVSIMETRPLSKTKRWRLVEIIERAK, from the coding sequence ATGATCAGCTTGATGGAAGCAAGAAATTTAAGAAAAGAAAGAACAGGGGTTGTGTTGAGCAATAAGATGGATAAGACCATCACAGTTGCTGCCAAATTTAAGGAAAAACACCCTATATATGGTAAGTTCGTTAGTAAAACGAAGAAGTACCATGCTCACGATGAAAAGAATGAATGCAATATCGGTGATACTGTAAGCATCATGGAAACTCGTCCTTTGAGCAAGACTAAAAGATGGAGATTAGTAGAAATAATTGAAAGAGCTAAGTAA
- the rpmC gene encoding 50S ribosomal protein L29, with amino-acid sequence MKIAEIKEMTTNDLVERVEAETANYNQMVINHSISPLENPAQIKQLRRTIARMKTELRERELNNK; translated from the coding sequence ATGAAAATTGCAGAAATAAAAGAAATGACTACTAATGATTTAGTAGAAAGAGTAGAGGCGGAAACAGCTAATTATAACCAAATGGTTATTAATCATTCTATTTCTCCTTTGGAAAATCCTGCTCAAATCAAACAATTACGCAGGACTATTGCGCGTATGAAAACAGAATTGCGCGAAAGAGAACTTAACAATAAATGA
- the rplP gene encoding 50S ribosomal protein L16 codes for MLQPKKTKFRRQQKGRQKGNAQRGNQLAFGSFGIKALETKWITGRQIEAARIAVTRYMQRQGQIWIRIFPDKPITRKPADVRMGKGKGAPEGFVAPVTPGRIIIEAEGVSYEIAKEALRLAAQKLPITTKFVVRRDYDIQNQNA; via the coding sequence ATGTTACAACCGAAAAAGACAAAATTCAGAAGACAACAAAAAGGCCGTCAGAAAGGTAATGCCCAGAGAGGCAACCAGCTGGCCTTTGGTTCTTTTGGCATAAAGGCTTTGGAGACTAAGTGGATTACAGGCCGTCAGATCGAAGCTGCTCGTATTGCAGTAACAAGATATATGCAACGTCAAGGACAGATCTGGATCCGTATATTCCCGGATAAACCGATCACTAGAAAACCTGCCGATGTACGTATGGGTAAAGGTAAAGGTGCTCCAGAGGGATTTGTGGCTCCTGTGACTCCGGGTAGAATCATTATTGAAGCTGAAGGAGTATCTTACGAAATCGCGAAAGAAGCATTGCGCTTAGCTGCTCAAAAGCTTCCTATTACAACGAAGTTTGTCGTAAGACGTGATTATGATATTCAAAATCAAAATGCGTAA
- the rpsC gene encoding 30S ribosomal protein S3: MGQKVNPISNRLGIIRGWDSNWYGGNDYGDSLLEDSKIRKYLNARLAKASVSRIVIERTLKLVTITVCTARPGIIIGKGGQEVDKLKEELKKVTDKDIQINIFEVKRPELDAVIVANNIARQVEGKIAYRRAIKMAIANTMRMGAEGIKIQISGRLNGAEMARSEMYKEGRTPLHTFRADIDYCHAEALTKVGLLGIKVWICRGEVFGKKELAPNFTQSKESGRGNNSGNNGGKNFKRKKNNR; the protein is encoded by the coding sequence ATGGGACAAAAAGTTAATCCAATAAGCAACCGTTTAGGAATTATCAGAGGATGGGATTCTAACTGGTATGGTGGAAATGATTACGGTGATTCTTTGCTGGAAGATAGCAAAATCCGTAAATATCTTAATGCAAGACTTGCAAAAGCAAGTGTATCAAGAATCGTAATTGAACGTACGCTGAAGCTCGTTACTATTACTGTTTGCACTGCTCGCCCGGGTATTATTATCGGTAAAGGTGGCCAAGAAGTTGATAAGTTAAAAGAGGAGTTGAAGAAGGTTACCGACAAAGATATTCAAATCAATATCTTTGAAGTGAAGAGACCGGAACTGGATGCTGTGATTGTTGCTAACAACATCGCTCGCCAGGTTGAAGGTAAAATTGCCTATCGCCGTGCCATCAAGATGGCTATCGCAAACACAATGCGTATGGGTGCTGAAGGTATCAAAATTCAGATTTCAGGACGTTTGAATGGAGCTGAAATGGCCCGTTCTGAAATGTATAAAGAAGGAAGAACTCCGTTGCACACTTTCAGAGCTGATATCGACTACTGTCATGCAGAAGCATTGACTAAAGTAGGTCTTTTAGGTATCAAAGTTTGGATTTGTAGAGGTGAAGTGTTTGGTAAGAAAGAATTGGCTCCGAACTTTACACAAAGCAAAGAAAGTGGTCGTGGAAACAATAGTGGAAACAACGGCGGAAAGAACTTCAAAAGAAAGAAAAATAATCGCTAA
- the rplV gene encoding 50S ribosomal protein L22, whose product MGARKKISAEKRKEALKTMYFAKLQNVPTSPRKMRLVADMIRGMEVNRALGVLKFSSKEAAARVEKLLRSAIANWEQKNERKAESGELFVTQIFVDGGATLKRMRPAPQGRGYRIRKRSNHVTLFVGAKSNNEDQN is encoded by the coding sequence ATGGGAGCAAGAAAAAAAATATCGGCTGAAAAGAGAAAAGAAGCCCTTAAGACCATGTATTTTGCAAAATTGCAAAATGTTCCTACTTCTCCGCGTAAGATGCGTCTGGTTGCAGACATGATCCGTGGTATGGAAGTGAACAGAGCACTTGGTGTTTTGAAATTTTCTTCAAAAGAAGCTGCTGCAAGAGTGGAAAAATTGCTTCGCTCTGCAATTGCTAACTGGGAACAGAAAAACGAACGTAAAGCGGAAAGTGGCGAGTTGTTCGTAACACAGATTTTTGTTGATGGTGGAGCTACACTCAAAAGAATGAGACCGGCACCACAGGGTAGAGGTTATAGAATTCGCAAACGTTCAAATCACGTAACATTGTTCGTTGGTGCTAAAAGTAATAACGAAGATCAAAATTAA
- the rpsS gene encoding 30S ribosomal protein S19, which translates to MSRSLKKGPYINVKLEKRILAMNESGKKVVVKTWARASMISPDFVGHTVAVHNGNKFIPVYVTENMVGHKLGEFAPTRTFRGHAGNKKR; encoded by the coding sequence ATGAGTCGTTCATTAAAAAAAGGTCCATATATTAACGTTAAGCTTGAAAAGAGAATTCTTGCCATGAATGAATCAGGTAAGAAAGTCGTAGTAAAGACTTGGGCCAGAGCTTCAATGATTTCGCCTGATTTTGTAGGCCATACAGTTGCAGTTCACAATGGAAATAAATTTATTCCTGTTTATGTTACCGAGAATATGGTAGGACACAAGTTGGGCGAATTTGCTCCAACTCGTACATTCAGAGGACACGCTGGTAACAAGAAAAGATAA
- the rplB gene encoding 50S ribosomal protein L2 has translation MAVRKFKPTTPGQRHKIIGTFEEITASVPEKSLVYGKKSSGGRNSEGKMTMRYIGGGHRKVIRIVDFKRNKDGVPAVVKTIEYDPNRSARIALLFYADGEKRYIIAPNGLQVGATLMSGETAAPEIGNALPLQNIPVGTVIHNIELRPGQGAALVRSAGNFAQLTSREGKYCVIKLPSGEVRQILSTCKATIGSVGNSDHGLESSGKAGRSRWQGRRPRNRGVVMNPVDHPMGGGEGRASGGHPRSRKGLYAKGLKTRAPKKQSSKYIIERRKK, from the coding sequence ATGGCAGTACGTAAATTTAAGCCCACAACACCGGGGCAAAGACATAAAATTATTGGTACTTTCGAAGAAATTACTGCATCAGTACCAGAAAAGTCTCTTGTATATGGTAAGAAATCATCTGGAGGTCGTAACAGCGAAGGTAAGATGACTATGCGCTACATTGGTGGCGGTCATAGAAAGGTGATTAGAATTGTTGATTTCAAGAGAAATAAGGACGGTGTTCCAGCAGTAGTTAAAACAATTGAATACGATCCGAATCGTTCGGCTCGTATCGCTCTGTTATTTTACGCTGATGGAGAAAAAAGATATATTATTGCTCCCAATGGATTGCAAGTTGGTGCGACTCTGATGTCAGGTGAAACAGCAGCGCCAGAGATTGGTAATGCTCTTCCTCTTCAAAACATTCCGGTGGGTACTGTGATTCACAATATCGAATTACGTCCGGGACAGGGTGCTGCTCTGGTTCGTTCAGCTGGTAACTTTGCTCAGTTGACTTCTCGTGAGGGTAAGTATTGTGTAATTAAGTTGCCTTCAGGTGAAGTTAGACAGATTCTTAGCACTTGTAAAGCTACTATCGGTAGTGTAGGTAACTCTGATCATGGATTGGAAAGTTCAGGTAAAGCTGGACGTTCTCGTTGGCAAGGACGTCGTCCTCGTAACCGTGGTGTTGTAATGAACCCGGTTGATCACCCGATGGGTGGTGGTGAAGGACGTGCTTCTGGAGGTCACCCAAGATCACGTAAGGGATTGTACGCTAAGGGACTTAAGACTAGAGCTCCTAAGAAACAGTCGTCTAAGTACATTATTGAGAGAAGAAAAAAGTAA
- the rplW gene encoding 50S ribosomal protein L23 — protein sequence MGIIIKPLVTEKMTAITDKLNRFGFVVRPEANKLEIKKEIEALYNVTVVDVNTVKYAGKNKSRYTKAGIINGRTNAFKKAIVTLKEGDTIDFYSNI from the coding sequence ATGGGAATTATTATTAAACCGTTGGTAACAGAGAAAATGACTGCAATCACAGATAAGCTGAATCGTTTCGGCTTTGTTGTACGTCCTGAAGCTAACAAACTGGAAATTAAGAAGGAAATTGAAGCTCTTTATAATGTTACAGTAGTTGATGTGAATACTGTGAAGTATGCTGGCAAAAATAAGAGCCGTTATACCAAAGCAGGTATCATCAATGGTCGTACGAATGCTTTCAAAAAAGCAATCGTGACATTGAAAGAAGGAGATACTATTGATTTTTATAGCAATATTTAA
- the rplD gene encoding 50S ribosomal protein L4: protein MEVNVYNIKGEDTGRKVTLNESIFGIEPNDHAIYLDVKQFMANQRQGTHKSKERSEISGSTRKIGRQKGGGGARRGDMNSPVLVGGARVFGPKPRDYFFKLNKKVKTLARKSALSYKAQNDAIVVVEDFTFEAPKTKDFVAMTKNLKVSDKKLLVILPEANKNVYLSARNIEGANVQTISGLNTYRVLNAGVVVLTENSLKAIDNILI from the coding sequence ATGGAAGTTAACGTATATAACATTAAAGGTGAAGACACTGGGAGAAAGGTTACGTTAAACGAATCTATCTTCGGAATTGAGCCCAACGACCACGCTATCTATTTGGACGTAAAACAGTTTATGGCCAATCAGCGTCAGGGTACTCATAAGTCAAAAGAAAGAAGTGAAATCAGTGGTTCAACTCGTAAGATCGGTCGCCAGAAAGGTGGTGGCGGAGCTCGTCGTGGTGATATGAACTCACCGGTTCTTGTAGGTGGTGCCCGCGTTTTCGGTCCGAAACCAAGAGACTACTTCTTCAAGTTGAATAAAAAAGTTAAGACATTGGCTCGTAAGTCAGCTTTGTCTTATAAAGCTCAAAACGATGCAATCGTTGTCGTTGAGGATTTCACATTTGAAGCTCCTAAGACAAAAGATTTCGTTGCAATGACAAAAAATCTTAAAGTTTCCGATAAAAAGCTACTTGTAATTTTACCGGAAGCAAATAAAAACGTATATTTGTCAGCTCGTAACATTGAGGGTGCTAATGTGCAGACTATCTCGGGATTAAATACTTACAGAGTATTGAATGCTGGGGTTGTTGTGCTTACTGAAAACTCTCTGAAGGCTATTGACAATATCTTAATTTAA
- the rplC gene encoding 50S ribosomal protein L3: MPGLLGKKIGMTSVFSADGKNVPCTVIEAGPCVVTQVKTVEKDGYAAVQLGFQDKKEKHTTKPLMGHFKRAGVTPKRHLAEFKEFGTDLNLGDTITVEMFNDANFVDVVGTSKGKGFQGVVKRHGFGGVGQATHGQHNRARKPGSIGACSYPAKVFKGMRMGGQLGGDRVTVQNLQVLKVIADHNLLLIKGSIPGCKGSIVLIEK; this comes from the coding sequence ATGCCAGGATTATTAGGAAAAAAAATCGGAATGACATCCGTTTTCAGTGCCGATGGTAAAAATGTACCATGCACTGTTATCGAAGCAGGTCCTTGTGTTGTTACTCAAGTTAAAACTGTAGAAAAAGATGGCTATGCAGCTGTTCAGTTGGGTTTCCAGGACAAAAAGGAAAAACATACAACTAAACCGTTGATGGGACATTTTAAAAGAGCAGGAGTAACACCGAAGAGACACTTGGCTGAGTTCAAAGAATTTGGAACAGATTTGAATCTGGGTGATACTATTACCGTAGAGATGTTTAACGATGCTAACTTTGTTGACGTTGTTGGAACTTCTAAAGGTAAAGGTTTCCAGGGTGTAGTAAAAAGACATGGTTTTGGTGGTGTGGGTCAGGCTACTCACGGACAGCACAACCGCGCTCGTAAACCGGGTTCTATTGGTGCTTGTTCTTACCCTGCAAAAGTATTCAAGGGAATGCGCATGGGTGGACAACTTGGTGGTGACAGAGTCACTGTACAAAACTTGCAGGTATTAAAAGTAATCGCGGATCATAACCTTCTTTTGATTAAAGGTTCAATCCCGGGTTGCAAAGGTTCAATCGTATTAATTGAGAAATAA
- the rpsJ gene encoding 30S ribosomal protein S10, with amino-acid sequence MSQKIRIKLKSYDHNLVDKSAEKIVRTVKATGAIVSGPIPLPTHKRIFTVNRSTFVNKKSREQFELSSYKRLIDIYSSTAKTVDALMKLELPSGVEVEIKV; translated from the coding sequence ATGAGTCAGAAAATTAGAATTAAATTGAAATCTTACGACCACAACTTGGTTGATAAGTCAGCTGAGAAAATTGTAAGAACTGTAAAAGCTACAGGTGCTATTGTTAGCGGTCCGATACCTCTGCCTACGCACAAGCGTATCTTTACTGTGAACCGTTCGACTTTCGTAAACAAAAAGTCTCGTGAGCAATTTGAACTCTCTTCTTATAAGAGATTGATCGACATCTATAGCTCAACAGCTAAGACAGTAGATGCTCTGATGAAGTTGGAATTGCCAAGTGGTGTGGAAGTAGAAATTAAAGTTTGA